A genomic segment from Culex pipiens pallens isolate TS unplaced genomic scaffold, TS_CPP_V2 Cpp_Un0001, whole genome shotgun sequence encodes:
- the LOC120412466 gene encoding E3 ubiquitin-protein ligase Su(dx)-like, producing the protein MEEGIHQLSVTIEHASLRNAGFLKPNPYVEISIDSKSSRKTDFLKNTNAPKWNERFTVIVSANSVLHFRVLDHSSFRKDSLLGQQTVYLANILEHYNGVLENLELSMDLLTDGSSGGSSSKSSHHHHHNHEPRQPVKTGELVTVLNGLKIDMRTVVNGGGDVSGAGMSHVNGNGLEAASMAGCSSSSSSNSRSSILNGGIRARMRLRGAATGSGQLQPGPSNSAQHSPSFNNGSSAAAAAGVPADCISISSTAANFNELSLHSGSAMGNGVAMPMGGASTGAVRRSSGMNWDQQQQQQQQQMMHPRLGPVYSNSSQDSLINGVPNGGGANQVQPQPMVPMNGGVAAPQVSAGGGATAGALVPMGGSLTDQQMMLQAAAQQNQVDEEPLPAGWEMRVDKYGRRYYVDHNTRSTYWEKPQPLPAGWEMRRDARGRVYYVDHNTRTTTWQRPNSERLMHFQHWQGQRQHIISQGNQRFLYPQHAQQSNTTSVPHEEDDGLGPLPDGWEKRVQPDNRVYFVNHKNRTTQWEDPRTQGQEVNMLAEGPLPPGWEIRYTATGERFFVDHNARKTTFEDPRPGAPKGSKGVYGVPRAYERSFRWKLSQFRYLCQSNALASHIKITLTRQTLFEDSYHQIMRLPAYELRRRLYIIFRGEEGLDYGGVSREWFFLLSHEVLNPMYCLFEYANKNNYSLQINPASYVNPDHLQYFKFIGRFIAMALYHGRFIYSGFTMPFYKRMLNKKLTTKDIETIDPEFYNSLIWVRDNNIDECGLELWFSVDFEVLGQIIHHELKEEGDKEKVSEENKEEYISLMTEWRMTRGIEEQTKTFLEGFNEVVPLEWLKYFDERELELMLCGMQEIDVDDWQRNSIYRHYNRTSKQVVWFWQFVRETDNEKRARLLQFVTGTCRVPVGGFAELMGSNGPQRFCIEKVGKDTWLPRSHTCFNRLDLPPYKSYDQLVEKLNYAIEETEGFGQE; encoded by the exons atgGAAGAAGGAATCCACCAGCTGAGTGTCACGA TCGAGCATGCGTCTCTGCGGAACGCCGGCTTCCTCAAGCCGAACCCGTACGTGGAGATATCGATCGACAGCAAGAGCAGCCGCAAGACAGACTTTCTGAAGAACACGAACGCCCCCAAATGGAACGAACGCTTCACGGTGATCGTGTCGGCCAACTCGGTGCTGCACTTTCGCGTGCTGGACCACTCGAGCTTCCGGAAGGACTCGCTCTTGGGTCAGCAGACTGTCTACTTGGCGAACATCCTGGAGCATTACAATGGGGTGCTGGAGAACCTGGAGCTGAGCATGGACCTGCTGACGGATGGGTCGTCGGGGGGTTCGTCGTCGAAGAGTTcgcaccatcaccaccacaacCACGAGCCGCGGCAACCGGTGAAGACGGGGGAGCTGGTGACGGTGCTGAACGGGTTGAAGATTGACATGCGGACGGTGGTGAATGGGGGTGGTGACGTCAGTGGTGCCGGCATGTCACACGTCAACGGTAACGGG CTGGAGGCGGCGTCGATGGCCGGTtgtagcagtagcagcagcagtaacAGCCGCAGCAGTATCCTGAACGGAGGGATCCGGGCGCGGATGCGATTACGTGGTGCTGCTACCGGGTCGGGTCAACTTCAGCCGGGGCCGTCGAACTCGGCGCAGCACTCGCCGTCGTTCAACAACGGATCTTCGGCGGCGGCTGCGGCAGGAGTGCCGGCGGAttgcatcagcatcagcagtaCCGCGGCGAACTTTAACGAGTTGAGTTTACATTCCGGATCGGCGATGGGCAACGGGGTGGCCATGCCGATGGGTGGCGCGTCGACTGGAGCGGTGCGTCGAAGCAGTGGCATGAACTgggatcagcagcagcagcagcagcaacagcaaatgATGCATCCTCGGTTGGGACCGGTCTACTCCAACTCGTCGCAGGATTCGTTGATCAACGGGGTGCCGAATGGTGGAGGGGCGAACCAAGTCCAGCCGCAACCGATGGTTCCTATGAACGGAGGAGTTGCGGCACCACAGGTTTCCGCTGGTGGTGGTGCTACGGCCGGTGCCCTCGTCCCAATGGGAGGTAGTCTGACGGATCAACAGATGATGCTGCAAGCCGCCGCCCAGCAGAACCAGGTCGATGAAGAACCACTCCCAGCCGGGTGGGAAATGCGCGTTGACAAGTACGGCCGACGGTACTACGTAGATCACAACACCCGATCAACGTACTGGGAGAAGCCACAACCCCTACCAGCAGGCTGGGAGATGCGACGAGACGCCCGGGGACGAGTCTACTACGTAGATCACAACACCCGAACAACAACCTGGCAGCGACCCAACAGCGAACGCCTAATGCACTTCCAGCACTGGCAAGGCCAACGGCAGCACATCATCTCCCAGGGCAATCAACGGTTCCTCTACCCCCAGCACGCCCAGCAGTCCAACACAACGTCAGTCCCGCACGAAGAAGACGACGGCCTCGGTCCACTCCCAGACGGCTGGGAAAAACGCGTCCAACCCGACAACCGCGTCTACTTTGTCAACCACAAGAACCGAACCACCCAATGGGAAGACCCGCGAACGCAAGGCCAAGAGGTCAACATGCTCGCCGAAGGCCCCCTCCCGCCCGGCTGGGAAATCCGCTACACCGCCACCGGCGAACGCTTCTTCGTCGATCACAACGCCCGCAAAACCACCTTCGAAGACCCCCGCCCCGGCGCCCCCAAAGGCAGCAAAGGCGTGTACGGCGTCCCACGCGCCTACGAGCGCAGCTTCCGCTGGAAGCTCTCCCAGTTCCGGTACCTCTGCCAAAGCAATGCCCTCGCGTCCCACATCAAAATAACCCTCACCCGCCAAACGCTCTTCGAAGACTCGTACCACCAAATCATGCGCCTCCCCGCCTACGAACTCCGCCGCCGGCTCTACATCATCTTCCGCGGCGAGGAAGGCCTCGACTACGGCGGCGTCTCCCGCGAGTGGTTCTTCCTGCTCTCCCACGAAGTCCTCAACCCCATGTACTGCCTGTTCGAGTACGCCAACAAAAACAACTACAGCCTCCAGATCAACCCCGCCAGCTACGTCAACCCGGACCATCTCCAGTACTTCAAGTTCATCGGACGCTTCATCGCGATGGCCCTGTACCACGGACGGTTCATCTACTCAGGCTTCACGATGCCGTTCTACAAGCGAATGCTGAACAAAAAACTTACCACCAAAGACATCGAGACGATCGATCCGGAGTTTTACAACTCGTTGATTTGGGTGCGCGACAACAACATTGACGAGTGCGGGCTGGAGCTGTGGTTCAGCGTGGACTTTGAGGTGCTGGGGCAGATTATACACCACGAGCTTAAGGAGGAAGGGGACAAGGAGAAGGTCAGTGAGGAGAACAAGGAGGAGTACATTTCGCTGATGACGGAGTGGCGGATGACGAG AGGTATCGAGGAGCAAACCAAAACCTTCCTGGAGGGTTTCAACGAAGTGGTGCCTTTGGAGTGGCTCAAGTACTTTGACGAGCGCGAGCTGGAGCTGATGCT ttGCGGCATGCAGGAGATCGACGTCGACGACTGGCAGCGAAACTCGATCTACCGGCACTACAACCGCACCAGCAAGCAGGTCGTGTGGTTCTGGCAG TTTGTCCGCGAAACCGACAACGAAAAGCGCGCCCGGCTGCTGCAGTTTGTGACGGGGACGTGCCGCGTTCCGGTGGGCGGATTCGCCGAGCTGATGGGCTCCAATGGACCGCAGCGCTTTTGCATTGAGAAAGTGGGCAAGGACACGTGGCTGCCGCGGTCGCACACGTGCTTCAACCGGTTGGATCTGCCGCCGTACAAGAGCTACGACCAGCTGGTGGAGAAGCTGAACTACGCAATCGAGGAGACTGAAGGGTTCGGGCAGGAGTAA